In one Nitratidesulfovibrio vulgaris str. Hildenborough genomic region, the following are encoded:
- the sctS gene encoding type III secretion system export apparatus subunit SctS, producing the protein MDSMPMTYAVKALYLVLMLSMPPIIVASVVGIVLSLIQAITQLQEQTLTFGVKLIAVVLTLFLMGGWFGGELLRFADEIFVKFYLL; encoded by the coding sequence ATGGATTCGATGCCCATGACATACGCGGTCAAGGCGCTGTACCTTGTGCTGATGCTCTCCATGCCGCCCATCATCGTGGCGTCTGTGGTGGGTATCGTGCTCAGCCTCATACAGGCCATCACGCAGTTGCAGGAACAGACGCTCACCTTCGGGGTGAAGCTCATCGCCGTGGTGCTCACGCTCTTTCTCATGGGCGGCTGGTTCGGGGGTGAACTGCTGCGCTTCGCAGACGAGATATTCGTCAAGTTCTACCTGTTGTAG
- a CDS encoding sigma-54 interaction domain-containing protein, protein MDENDLLDNLIDLCDDLAWGRPASEDRLFGLTAPQASFQISGQTPCQTPGQASSKASGQTSVQTSSQTPSQASAQTSGQGAQQPSPQSSPQTSPKPGAGTVPERYTRLAEAFGMMLVKVEAREFQQAQLIAELRDRNEELEEARRLLTERNQRLAHTLQDSFQPRRLIGQCAAMRAVTDMALSIARRPINTLLLGPTGAGKEVVAKLIHYSSPRREGPFIAVNCTAIPEALFESEMFGIERGVATGVSARKGLVEEADGGTLFLDELADMPLPHQAKLLRVLEGREVVRVGSSRAIPVDIKVVAATNADLAQAVREGRFREDLYYRINVAEVHLPPLCERGDDILLLAQHFLERHCAQMGRPRLTISFGARDLLRRYAWPGNVRELNNEMERAAALTIGDRVEVGDLSPRIAGPVGAGGSGGGAGGGTAAASAGRETASAGSAGHAPGLTAGAEGSGGAAGAGGAPCPAGSLPGAGSLPDAGAFPGAGYQPPSVASPSPAFVAAVSAGAGQPGISGGADAADRFNLHGLERETILAALDHAGGNKSRAAELLGITREGLRKKLLRFAISGGDDRA, encoded by the coding sequence ATGGACGAGAACGACTTGCTCGACAACCTCATCGACCTCTGCGACGACCTCGCATGGGGTCGCCCCGCCAGTGAAGACAGACTCTTCGGCCTGACCGCACCTCAGGCGTCGTTTCAGATTTCGGGTCAGACGCCGTGCCAGACGCCGGGGCAGGCGTCATCAAAGGCTTCGGGGCAGACTTCAGTACAGACGTCATCACAGACGCCATCGCAGGCGTCAGCGCAGACTTCGGGCCAAGGGGCGCAGCAGCCGTCACCCCAGTCGTCACCCCAGACGTCACCCAAGCCGGGGGCGGGCACCGTGCCTGAACGCTACACCCGCCTTGCCGAGGCCTTCGGCATGATGCTGGTCAAGGTCGAGGCACGCGAATTCCAGCAGGCGCAACTCATCGCCGAATTGCGCGACCGCAACGAAGAACTCGAAGAGGCGCGCCGCCTGCTGACCGAACGCAACCAGCGTCTCGCCCATACCCTGCAAGACAGCTTCCAGCCCCGGCGTCTCATCGGGCAGTGCGCCGCCATGCGCGCCGTGACCGACATGGCCCTTTCCATCGCACGGCGGCCCATCAACACGCTCCTTCTCGGCCCCACCGGGGCAGGCAAGGAGGTGGTGGCGAAGCTCATCCACTATAGTTCGCCACGGCGCGAGGGGCCGTTCATCGCCGTCAACTGCACCGCCATCCCCGAAGCCCTGTTCGAGAGCGAGATGTTCGGCATCGAACGCGGGGTCGCCACGGGCGTCTCGGCGCGCAAGGGTCTCGTGGAAGAGGCCGACGGCGGCACGCTCTTCCTCGATGAACTCGCCGACATGCCCCTGCCGCATCAGGCCAAGCTGCTGCGCGTCCTCGAAGGGCGCGAGGTGGTGCGCGTGGGCAGCAGCCGCGCCATACCCGTCGACATCAAGGTCGTGGCAGCCACCAACGCAGACCTCGCACAGGCGGTGCGCGAAGGGCGTTTCCGCGAAGACCTCTACTACCGCATCAACGTGGCAGAGGTGCACCTGCCGCCCCTGTGCGAACGCGGCGACGACATCCTGCTGCTGGCACAGCATTTCCTCGAACGGCACTGCGCCCAGATGGGACGGCCCCGGCTGACCATCTCGTTCGGCGCGCGCGACCTGCTCCGCCGCTATGCGTGGCCCGGCAACGTGCGTGAACTGAACAACGAGATGGAACGTGCCGCTGCGCTCACCATCGGCGACCGTGTGGAGGTGGGCGACCTGTCGCCCCGTATCGCCGGGCCCGTCGGGGCTGGCGGGTCGGGAGGCGGTGCGGGGGGCGGAACAGCCGCAGCGTCGGCAGGCCGGGAGACGGCATCTGCCGGGTCGGCCGGTCACGCGCCGGGACTCACGGCTGGCGCAGAGGGTTCCGGTGGTGCCGCAGGTGCCGGTGGTGCGCCGTGCCCTGCGGGGTCACTCCCCGGCGCGGGTTCCCTGCCGGATGCCGGGGCGTTCCCGGGCGCAGGGTACCAGCCGCCGTCCGTTGCCAGCCCGTCGCCTGCTTTTGTCGCCGCCGTATCCGCGGGTGCCGGCCAGCCCGGAATCTCCGGCGGGGCCGATGCCGCCGACCGCTTCAACCTGCACGGACTCGAACGCGAGACCATCCTCGCCGCCCTCGACCACGCGGGCGGCAACAAGAGTCGCGCCGCCGAACTTCTGGGCATCACCCGCGAGGGGCTTCGCAAGAAGCTGCTGCGCTTCGCCATCTCCGGCGGGGACGACAGGGCATGA
- the sctU gene encoding type III secretion system export apparatus subunit SctU: protein MSDKTEQPTPKRLREAREKGDICKSQDIGSAVTVLAVAGYFAFAGESIFASLMEVTELSMRHMAMPFDEALPLLGTAVVHAAVGIVLPVVGLAMMAAFLGTLAQTGVLFAFKGAMPKLENISPGKWFKKVFSMRNAVELLKNCIKVGVLGWAVWKVMSDHMRGLFSIPDGDIGLLLKVLGTAARDMVLMAAVVFCVIAALDYLYQRWQYNKQHMMTKDEVKREYKEMEGDPHIKGKRKQLHQEMLAQNTLSNVRKAKVIVTNPTHFAVALDYEKDRTPLPVILAKGEGLMARRMVEIAREEGIPVMQNVPLARSLFAEGTENAYIPKELIGPVAEVLRWVQSLQER from the coding sequence ATGAGCGACAAGACCGAACAGCCAACACCCAAACGCCTGCGCGAGGCGCGCGAGAAGGGTGACATCTGCAAGAGTCAGGACATCGGGTCGGCGGTGACGGTGCTTGCGGTGGCAGGGTACTTCGCCTTCGCCGGGGAATCCATCTTCGCCTCGCTGATGGAGGTGACGGAACTTTCGATGCGCCACATGGCGATGCCCTTCGACGAGGCGCTGCCCCTTCTGGGCACGGCGGTGGTGCATGCCGCCGTGGGCATCGTGCTGCCCGTGGTGGGCCTTGCCATGATGGCGGCGTTTCTCGGCACGCTGGCGCAGACGGGTGTGCTCTTCGCCTTCAAGGGGGCCATGCCCAAGCTTGAGAACATCAGCCCCGGCAAGTGGTTCAAGAAGGTGTTCTCCATGCGCAACGCGGTAGAACTGCTCAAGAACTGCATCAAGGTTGGCGTTCTCGGCTGGGCGGTGTGGAAGGTGATGTCCGACCACATGCGCGGGCTGTTCTCCATCCCCGACGGCGACATAGGGCTGCTGTTGAAGGTGCTGGGCACGGCGGCGCGCGACATGGTGCTCATGGCTGCCGTGGTCTTCTGCGTCATCGCCGCGCTGGACTATCTCTACCAGCGCTGGCAGTACAACAAGCAGCATATGATGACCAAGGACGAGGTCAAGCGCGAGTACAAGGAGATGGAGGGCGACCCCCATATCAAGGGCAAGCGCAAGCAGTTGCATCAGGAGATGCTGGCACAGAACACGCTCTCGAACGTTCGCAAGGCGAAGGTCATCGTGACGAACCCCACCCATTTCGCCGTGGCACTGGATTACGAGAAGGACAGGACGCCGCTGCCCGTCATCCTCGCCAAGGGCGAGGGTCTGATGGCGCGCCGCATGGTGGAGATAGCCCGCGAAGAGGGCATTCCCGTCATGCAGAACGTGCCGCTGGCGCGTAGCCTCTTCGCCGAAGGCACCGAGAACGCCTATATCCCCAAGGAACTCATCGGCCCCGTGGCCGAGGTGCTGCGCTGGGTGCAGTCGCTTCAGGAACGGTAG
- a CDS encoding MFS transporter yields the protein MNTHLITALCSVGFLARFSYALARNPVLPLFALYLGAGPEAIGLAVGISTVTGIFFKMPAGAISDIIGRRRTMLAGLCFFAFVPFLYFFISSYEALVAVRFLHGFATAIYGPVAMAVVADVAGARKGEMLSWFSSVAILGTLAGAPVGGLLVSLLGGVQGATATTFHAVYGIVAVTGLAALLLGVKILLKEETAAGAVQGSRWERFVSGIREVSGDRRVVAASAMEGVQNMSMGALEAFLPVYAVTVAGLSAFEAGLLWAGQVVTTMLAKPLMGRFSDGHGRNGLIVAGLLCCAVPFALIPLLRDFTSLFLACLVFGLGEALVTSSSAALVADLCKARNYGTAMGVFGTIFDIGHASGPILGGVLVGLLGYGWAFGIMSLVLVASIPFFIAAMRGNGVQEGQA from the coding sequence ATGAACACGCACCTCATCACGGCCCTGTGCTCTGTCGGCTTTCTTGCCCGGTTCTCCTACGCCCTTGCCCGCAACCCCGTCCTGCCCCTCTTCGCCCTGTATCTGGGCGCAGGGCCCGAGGCCATCGGGCTGGCCGTGGGCATCTCCACGGTGACGGGCATCTTCTTCAAGATGCCTGCCGGGGCCATCTCGGACATCATCGGACGCCGCAGGACGATGCTGGCGGGGCTTTGTTTCTTCGCCTTCGTCCCGTTCCTGTACTTCTTCATCTCCAGCTACGAGGCCCTCGTGGCCGTACGCTTCCTGCACGGATTCGCCACGGCCATCTACGGCCCTGTCGCCATGGCGGTGGTCGCCGACGTGGCAGGCGCGAGAAAGGGCGAGATGCTGTCGTGGTTCTCGTCCGTCGCCATTCTCGGAACGCTTGCCGGTGCCCCGGTGGGTGGCCTGCTGGTCTCGCTTCTTGGCGGCGTGCAGGGGGCCACGGCCACGACGTTCCATGCGGTCTACGGCATCGTGGCGGTCACGGGGCTTGCCGCCCTGCTGCTGGGCGTGAAGATACTGCTCAAGGAGGAGACGGCAGCCGGGGCCGTGCAGGGTTCGCGATGGGAACGCTTCGTCTCCGGCATCCGCGAGGTCTCCGGAGACAGGCGGGTCGTCGCCGCCTCTGCCATGGAGGGCGTGCAGAACATGTCCATGGGGGCGCTTGAGGCCTTCCTGCCCGTGTATGCGGTGACGGTGGCGGGTCTCTCGGCGTTCGAGGCCGGGCTTCTGTGGGCGGGGCAGGTGGTGACCACCATGCTTGCCAAGCCCCTCATGGGCAGGTTCTCGGACGGGCACGGGCGCAACGGACTCATCGTCGCCGGGCTGCTGTGCTGTGCCGTGCCCTTCGCCCTCATCCCCCTGCTGCGCGACTTCACGTCGCTGTTCCTCGCATGCCTCGTGTTCGGACTGGGCGAGGCGCTTGTCACCTCGTCTTCAGCCGCGCTGGTGGCAGACCTTTGCAAGGCCCGCAACTATGGCACCGCCATGGGCGTGTTCGGAACCATCTTCGACATCGGGCATGCCTCCGGCCCCATCCTGGGCGGCGTACTCGTGGGCCTGCTGGGCTACGGATGGGCCTTCGGCATCATGTCGCTGGTGCTGGTGGCCAGCATTCCGTTCTTCATCGCCGCCATGCGCGGCAACGGCGTACAGGAAGGACAGGCCTGA
- a CDS encoding iron-containing alcohol dehydrogenase family protein: MNRATYISVPGLVRIKPGALARLGVYLRRGGYVRVAVLASTGLPQPVVEAVRGGFAQEGVEAASWAEVADNTFEEVVHDFAALPAKVGAIVGLGGGKALDMAKYMAFLAGVPYFAAPTSLSNDGFCSPQASLTLNGRRRSLAARLPQGVVIDVDVCLSAPRILWLSGVGDLASKLSAVVDWKLAFHNTGEPVNDLAALLSDATVRQFMAAPAFDAQGMSLLGTALMLNGIAMEICASSRPASGSEHLVSHALDATASRPRLHGLQVGVATYLMRRLQRQETATIDRLFTKTGFWDAIRADPFSKAEWLEAVRVAPSVKDDFFTVLSLRDCLPEVRAMLDDDPVLAGCFV, encoded by the coding sequence ATGAACCGGGCCACATACATTTCCGTGCCGGGGCTGGTGCGCATCAAGCCCGGCGCGCTGGCGCGCCTTGGCGTGTACCTGCGCCGTGGCGGGTACGTGCGGGTCGCCGTCCTTGCCAGCACGGGGCTGCCGCAGCCGGTGGTCGAGGCCGTGCGCGGGGGCTTCGCGCAGGAGGGCGTCGAGGCCGCGTCATGGGCCGAGGTCGCGGACAACACCTTCGAAGAGGTGGTGCACGACTTCGCGGCACTGCCCGCCAAGGTCGGCGCCATCGTGGGGCTTGGGGGCGGCAAGGCGCTGGACATGGCCAAGTACATGGCCTTTCTGGCTGGCGTACCCTATTTCGCCGCGCCGACCTCGCTGTCCAACGACGGCTTCTGCAGCCCGCAGGCGAGTCTCACCCTCAACGGCAGGCGCAGGTCGCTGGCCGCAAGGCTGCCGCAGGGCGTGGTCATCGACGTGGATGTGTGCCTGTCTGCACCGCGCATCCTCTGGCTGTCGGGGGTGGGCGACCTTGCCTCGAAACTCTCCGCCGTGGTGGACTGGAAGCTGGCCTTCCACAACACGGGCGAACCGGTGAACGACCTCGCCGCGCTCCTCTCCGACGCCACCGTGCGGCAGTTCATGGCCGCGCCCGCCTTCGACGCGCAGGGCATGAGCCTGCTCGGTACGGCGCTGATGCTCAACGGCATCGCCATGGAGATTTGCGCCTCGTCGCGCCCCGCCAGCGGCAGCGAGCACCTCGTCTCGCACGCGCTGGACGCCACGGCGTCACGTCCGCGCCTGCACGGGTTGCAGGTGGGGGTGGCGACCTACCTCATGCGCCGCCTCCAGCGGCAGGAGACGGCCACCATCGACAGGCTGTTCACGAAGACGGGCTTCTGGGACGCCATACGCGCCGACCCGTTCAGCAAGGCGGAATGGCTTGAGGCGGTGCGCGTGGCGCCGTCGGTCAAGGACGACTTCTTCACCGTGCTGTCGCTGCGCGACTGCCTGCCCGAAGTGCGGGCCATGCTCGACGACGACCCGGTGCTGGCGGGGTGCTTCGTCTGA
- a CDS encoding SpoIIE family protein phosphatase, giving the protein MTISLRTKLFLLVACSIALATVPIISFTYRDLRQSNAELEREAFGNVITLMEDGIDSRYLNLLSNKVVDVLLRKEQLRRFTQLARATWQDVAQMPPDVRERFVANWIGRLAEFGVHMDIVDAQGRPRAGTGLLGTVLADPSRTDFKGRPVRSLLSPVLLPQDGEFAVLEASGGASAVGASVASGTAAAPGAAIVDGLPLATAQGDTASSVPTGVQADAQADAQTPAPVASAATPATGTAVAPSGAPMLVYFLPMPDGESVAVSALLLSDIEKQALFSEQQIIRSLQEKFATLKLSGSGYIALLSGRGEVLAHEGNPLGRSDGTIPADALATARAQGRVEVVSAASSPLGQAIFRIAYFKALDWYVVSAAPVAEIEAPTNALVRKLSFLAAIAVLVSLAATLGITARLIAPLRMLTRKAHALSSLDFSAPDAATFAAEGLFTRRSDEVGQLARAFAFMGEALSRNVRALMETTAAKERIQGELDAARDIQMGILPAPDACPVRPGFSAHAFLEPAKEVGGDLYDFLTAPDGRQVFVIGDVSGKGVPAALFMAMVVTLCRYAVAQGLSPAEAMMRVNAQLAQNNPGCMFVTLFIAAFDPQTGVLEYANGGHCQPCVVDCEGTAPPFELEGISGPMVGAFEDVDYEGFTATLEEGQTCLVYTDGVTEAMNPALELFDMVRLHDVVAAHRASTPADMLTGVHEALLAFRGEAEQSDDITMLSFTRRKP; this is encoded by the coding sequence ATGACCATCTCGCTCAGAACCAAGCTCTTTCTTCTCGTGGCGTGCTCCATCGCGCTGGCGACCGTGCCCATCATCTCGTTCACCTACCGCGACCTGCGGCAGTCCAACGCCGAACTCGAACGCGAGGCCTTCGGCAACGTCATCACCCTGATGGAAGACGGCATCGACTCGCGCTACCTCAACCTGCTCAGCAACAAGGTCGTCGACGTGCTGCTGCGCAAGGAACAGCTGCGTCGTTTCACCCAGCTTGCGCGGGCCACATGGCAGGATGTGGCGCAGATGCCGCCCGACGTGCGCGAACGGTTCGTCGCCAACTGGATAGGGCGTCTCGCCGAATTCGGCGTGCACATGGACATCGTCGACGCGCAGGGCCGCCCGCGGGCCGGGACGGGGCTTCTCGGCACTGTGCTCGCCGACCCGTCGCGTACCGACTTCAAGGGTCGCCCGGTGCGGTCGCTGCTGTCTCCGGTGCTTTTGCCGCAGGACGGCGAGTTCGCCGTGCTCGAAGCCTCGGGCGGTGCGTCCGCTGTCGGTGCCTCTGTCGCTTCCGGCACTGCCGCTGCCCCCGGCGCGGCTATCGTTGACGGGCTGCCCCTCGCGACGGCGCAAGGCGATACGGCTTCGTCAGTCCCGACCGGCGTACAGGCGGACGCACAGGCGGATGCACAGACGCCAGCGCCCGTTGCCTCTGCCGCCACACCCGCCACCGGCACAGCCGTAGCCCCGTCCGGCGCGCCCATGCTGGTCTACTTCCTGCCCATGCCCGACGGCGAGAGTGTCGCCGTCTCCGCGCTGCTGCTGTCCGACATCGAGAAGCAGGCGCTCTTCAGCGAACAACAGATCATCCGCAGCCTGCAAGAGAAGTTCGCCACCCTGAAGCTGAGCGGCAGCGGCTACATCGCGCTCCTGTCCGGCAGGGGCGAGGTGCTGGCCCACGAAGGCAACCCGCTTGGGCGCAGCGACGGCACCATCCCCGCCGACGCCCTCGCCACGGCGCGGGCACAGGGCCGGGTCGAGGTGGTCTCTGCCGCGTCGTCGCCCCTCGGTCAGGCCATCTTCCGCATCGCGTACTTCAAGGCCCTCGACTGGTATGTCGTCTCCGCCGCCCCGGTGGCCGAGATAGAGGCCCCCACCAACGCGCTGGTGCGCAAGCTGTCGTTCCTTGCCGCCATCGCCGTGCTGGTCAGCCTTGCGGCGACCCTCGGCATCACCGCACGTCTCATCGCCCCGTTGCGGATGCTCACGCGCAAGGCCCATGCGCTGTCGTCGCTGGACTTCAGCGCGCCCGACGCCGCGACCTTCGCCGCCGAGGGGCTGTTCACCCGGCGCAGCGACGAGGTGGGGCAACTGGCGCGGGCCTTCGCCTTCATGGGCGAGGCGCTGTCGCGCAACGTGCGCGCCCTCATGGAGACCACAGCCGCCAAGGAGCGCATTCAGGGTGAACTCGACGCCGCGCGCGACATCCAGATGGGCATCCTGCCCGCGCCCGACGCGTGCCCCGTGCGTCCGGGCTTCTCGGCCCACGCCTTCCTCGAACCCGCCAAGGAGGTGGGCGGCGACCTCTACGACTTTCTCACCGCGCCCGACGGCAGACAGGTGTTCGTCATCGGCGACGTCTCCGGCAAGGGCGTGCCCGCGGCCCTGTTCATGGCGATGGTGGTCACCCTGTGCCGGTACGCCGTGGCGCAGGGGCTGTCGCCCGCCGAGGCCATGATGCGCGTCAACGCGCAGCTGGCGCAGAACAACCCCGGCTGCATGTTCGTGACGCTGTTCATCGCCGCCTTCGACCCGCAGACGGGCGTGCTGGAATACGCCAACGGCGGGCACTGCCAGCCCTGCGTCGTGGACTGCGAGGGCACTGCCCCGCCCTTTGAACTGGAGGGCATCAGCGGCCCGATGGTGGGGGCGTTCGAGGATGTGGACTACGAGGGCTTCACGGCGACGCTGGAGGAGGGGCAGACCTGCCTCGTCTACACCGACGGCGTGACCGAGGCCATGAACCCGGCACTGGAACTCTTCGACATGGTGCGGCTGCATGACGTGGTCGCCGCGCACCGCGCCAGCACGCCTGCCGACATGCTCACGGGCGTTCACGAGGCGTTGCTGGCCTTCCGGGGCGAGGCCGAACAGTCGGACGACATCACCATGTTGTCCTTCACGCGCCGCAAGCCCTAG
- the sctT gene encoding type III secretion system export apparatus subunit SctT: MTLETILDQLAVYDHMLALLVGMPRLFVIAQVAPFMGGNVVSGQLRLVLVFACYLPLHPVIVGQLPHGHIFDPSLMGHYGALLLKETLLGLLMGLLAGMAFWAVQSAGFLIDNQRGASMAEESDPMSGEQTSPTGAFLLQVMMYLFYASGAFVAFLGLLYTSYEVWPVPSLTPLSWRADLPLYFAGKVAWLMTHMLLLAGPIMVACLLADLSLGLVNRFASQLNVYVLAMPVKSAVASLLLLLYFGALVAHAPGLYADFAGGLATLQGLLP, encoded by the coding sequence ATGACGCTGGAGACGATACTCGACCAACTGGCCGTATACGACCATATGCTGGCCCTGCTGGTGGGGATGCCGCGTCTGTTCGTCATCGCGCAGGTGGCCCCCTTCATGGGCGGCAACGTCGTCTCCGGGCAGTTGCGTCTGGTGCTCGTCTTCGCATGCTATCTGCCGCTGCACCCCGTCATCGTGGGGCAGCTGCCGCACGGGCACATCTTCGACCCCTCGCTCATGGGCCACTACGGGGCGCTGCTGCTCAAGGAGACGCTGCTGGGGCTGCTGATGGGCCTTCTGGCGGGCATGGCCTTCTGGGCCGTGCAGAGTGCGGGCTTTCTCATCGACAACCAGCGCGGCGCGTCCATGGCTGAAGAGTCCGACCCCATGTCGGGTGAGCAGACCTCGCCCACCGGCGCCTTCCTGCTACAGGTGATGATGTACCTTTTCTACGCCAGCGGAGCCTTCGTAGCCTTTCTCGGGCTGCTCTACACCTCGTACGAGGTATGGCCCGTGCCTTCGCTGACGCCGCTGTCATGGCGGGCCGACCTGCCCCTGTACTTCGCCGGAAAGGTGGCGTGGCTCATGACCCACATGCTGCTGCTGGCGGGGCCCATCATGGTGGCGTGCCTGCTGGCCGACCTCTCGCTGGGTCTGGTGAACCGCTTCGCCTCGCAGCTGAACGTCTACGTGCTGGCCATGCCCGTGAAGAGTGCGGTGGCAAGCCTGCTTCTGCTGCTCTACTTCGGGGCGCTGGTGGCCCATGCACCGGGGCTGTATGCCGACTTCGCGGGCGGCCTCGCCACGCTTCAGGGGCTGCTGCCATGA
- a CDS encoding radical SAM/SPASM family putative metalloenzyme maturase, translating to MTAPLTARHQTPDAPAATPATAAGAQDPHAPPMAPRTASLPARSPARPPARLPARLHVEVTTRCNLQCPMCVKQAQGCRIEEADLPLALFMRLGSVLPSVRSLVLNGIGEPLLHPDLPEMLRFARSLMPPDASIGFQTNGHLFTPDLARQVVEAGVDRLCLSVDSLGSPDSMSAPGCPHGETLRADMGHGGGRPDIVAQRLASVMTMLRAIPSPRPHGLQLGCEFVLLRDNAHELPRVVRWAAQQGASFMLVSHVLPYDAKTAEQSLFSADTAEALAFVAAHRQRAAEQGLDISTYFDVLWKFHKSPQEKAVVDYVGAMQDEAVAHGLSLHLRRLLDPHRGETVALSPQALEALFAEAQAEADRAGLDLSLPQTGARLDRHCAFIEEGAAFIAADGGAHPCQFLWHRYACHLDGATKQVYPRRFGSLAETPLEEMWDGEAWRAFRDEVLAYDYPDCTNCPTVPCDDITGTFGDFEMDCHGVTVPCGHCPWCLGGVQCLD from the coding sequence ATGACAGCCCCCCTCACCGCACGGCACCAGACGCCAGACGCCCCTGCCGCGACGCCAGCCACCGCGGCAGGGGCGCAAGACCCGCACGCCCCCCCAATGGCGCCCCGGACAGCCTCCCTACCGGCCCGGTCACCCGCCCGGCCGCCTGCCAGACTGCCCGCCCGTTTGCATGTGGAGGTGACCACCCGGTGCAATCTCCAGTGCCCCATGTGCGTGAAACAGGCGCAAGGCTGCCGCATCGAAGAGGCCGACCTGCCTCTTGCGCTCTTCATGCGCCTCGGCAGCGTGTTGCCGTCGGTACGCAGCCTCGTGCTGAACGGCATCGGCGAACCCCTGCTGCACCCCGACCTGCCCGAGATGCTGCGCTTCGCCCGCAGCCTCATGCCCCCTGACGCCAGCATCGGCTTCCAGACCAACGGCCACCTCTTCACCCCCGACCTCGCACGACAGGTGGTGGAGGCGGGGGTAGACCGGCTGTGCCTTTCGGTGGATTCACTCGGCAGCCCCGACAGCATGTCCGCACCCGGATGCCCGCACGGCGAAACGTTGCGCGCCGACATGGGCCACGGGGGCGGCAGACCGGACATCGTGGCGCAGCGTCTCGCCTCCGTCATGACCATGCTGCGCGCCATCCCCTCGCCGCGCCCGCACGGGCTGCAACTGGGGTGCGAGTTCGTGCTCCTGCGCGACAACGCCCATGAACTGCCCCGGGTTGTGCGCTGGGCCGCGCAGCAGGGCGCGTCGTTCATGCTGGTCTCGCACGTGCTGCCCTATGACGCCAAGACGGCGGAACAGTCGCTCTTCAGCGCCGACACCGCCGAGGCGCTGGCGTTCGTCGCCGCGCACCGCCAGAGGGCCGCGGAACAGGGGCTGGACATCTCGACCTACTTCGACGTGCTGTGGAAGTTCCACAAGTCACCGCAGGAGAAGGCCGTCGTGGACTACGTGGGGGCCATGCAGGACGAGGCCGTGGCGCACGGGCTGTCACTGCATCTGCGAAGGCTGCTCGACCCGCACAGGGGAGAAACGGTCGCGCTGTCGCCACAGGCACTCGAAGCCCTGTTCGCCGAGGCACAGGCCGAGGCCGACCGCGCGGGCCTCGACCTCTCGCTGCCGCAGACAGGGGCGCGGCTGGACAGGCACTGCGCGTTCATCGAAGAGGGCGCGGCCTTCATCGCCGCCGACGGCGGGGCGCACCCGTGCCAGTTTCTCTGGCACCGCTACGCCTGTCATCTCGACGGCGCGACCAAGCAGGTGTACCCGCGCCGCTTCGGGTCGCTGGCGGAGACACCCCTCGAGGAGATGTGGGACGGAGAGGCATGGCGGGCCTTCCGTGACGAGGTGCTGGCCTACGACTACCCCGACTGCACCAACTGCCCCACCGTGCCCTGCGACGACATCACGGGCACGTTCGGCGACTTCGAGATGGACTGCCACGGTGTCACCGTGCCCTGCGGGCACTGCCCGTGGTGCCTTGGCGGCGTGCAGTGCCTCGATTGA